In Humulus lupulus chromosome 6, drHumLupu1.1, whole genome shotgun sequence, a single genomic region encodes these proteins:
- the LOC133785837 gene encoding uncharacterized protein LOC133785837, whose translation MTQVAVSHKLACEAKVSQTKAEVALKEANDELVTVEAESRRQKVELERSKINHNITKVELDRVKVKLETKTFESESHKSKLDRLWNQVSQLEEEKEAIIIVMQEEKARLIEEFITKKDASTDMAMYKIWSMNPDIDTSFLAEKEQAFLEKWRVHLAEEEVVEVTTQEAGTCEEKGDKVESGAVQQ comes from the coding sequence ATGACCCAGGTGGCCGTCAGTCATAAGCTCGCGTGCGAGGCCAAAGTTTCCCAAACCAAGGCCGAGGTTGCCCTTAAGGAAGCCAATGACGAATTGGTGACTGTGGAGGCCGAGTCTAGACGTCAAAAGGTCGAGCTTGAACGTTCCAAAATCAATCATAATATCACCAAGGTCGAGCTTGATCGTGTAAAGGTTAAGCTTGAGACTAAAACCTTCGAGTCTGAATCTCATAAATCAAAGCTCGATCGCCTTTGGAACCAAGTTTCCCAACTCGAAGAGGAGAAGGAGGCCATTATCATCGTGATGCAGGAAGAAAAGGCTCGGCTCATAGAGGAGTTCATAACCAAGAAAGACGCTTCAaccgacatggccatgtacaagATATGGTCCATGAATCCCGACATTGATACTTCCTTTCTAGCTGAAAAGGAGCAAGCTTTCTTGGAAAAATGGCGAGTTCACCTCGCTGAGGAGGAGGTTGTTGAGGTTACCACTCAGGAGGCGGGAACTTGTGAGGAGAAAGGAGACAAGGTGGAATCTGGGGCGGTCCAACAGTAA